CTTGTCTCACCATCAAGCGGCGATACATTGATATCACCAAGCGCCTGCGTTCGAACTTGATCCAGTGCACCATCAACGATTCCAAGCAAGATACCACTCAGTGCGACGAGATTTAAAAAGGTAAACAAGATAATGACCACAATCAACCCCGTTGCCCACATACTTGCATGTTGGATTTGTCTCCAGCCAAGAAATACTCCGAGTCGAAATGCACGCATATTTACTGACTTGGCAGCAAGACCGTAGTTCCGACTGATAAATTGTATACCTCGACCGTATCATTGGTACCGACAAGCCCTGTCTCAATCCGAACCTTTTCAATGCCCTGTTCAGTCTGCCGCAAGACCCACGAGCCTTGTGCATCAGTGCCAATATATCGCGCAGGCAAAACTAGCGCGTTAGTAAGCCTGTCAGCGACAATCATCACGTCAGCATTTAGTCCTTCGCGCATCCATTCGGGAGCTTGGTCGAGAGAAATGTACGCATCATAATACGAAACGCCACTTACATCTGTCGAAACAGGAGACACAAAAGTAACCACGCCAACAAAAGCTGTGTTTGTTTCGGCATCAAATACTACTTCAACTGAAGCCCCTTCCTTTACTTTTGTAATATCGATTTCTGGCACTTTTGCTTTTAAATCAAATCCGCCCTCGTTAACGATGGTTACGGTATGCTGCACTCCAGCCGGCTCTCCTACTTTCATAGCCACGGCTGATACCAAACCAGAAAATGGCGCTCTAATTGTATAATCAGCAATCCGCGCACTGTAAATAGCAAGTTGCTCTTTTGCTTCAGCAATAGCCGCATCCGCTTGTGCCAACTCTTCAGATCCTGCACCTGCATTGACTACTTGTTCTGCGCTCCTGGCCACTGCCAGTTCTTGCTCCGCATATCGAACTGCTGTTTCTTTTTGAGTGCGAAGCAATTCGTGTGCGTTCTTAAGAGCAACGTAGCCGGTTCCGCGCTTATTTGGAATTTCTATGATCCACGTCGCGTCACGATACACTTCATTAGGGTCAAATTTTATATACAAACCACAATCACCAAGTCGGTCTGGAGTCACAACGTTCCCAGGGAAGGTGCCGGTGGCCATACCAGAAAGTCGATATGAAAAACCAGCT
The nucleotide sequence above comes from Candidatus Nomurabacteria bacterium. Encoded proteins:
- a CDS encoding HlyD family efflux transporter periplasmic adaptor subunit, translating into MRLLFARYFWWYVLLVFMFVAAAWFGWLTAGTASGPTVDSVQVTRGDVIRLVTASARVEAKEIARLGFPVSGTIQSVYKEAGQPVEAGEVIASLTSDSLIAEYNAARERVRLHEEQKAELLRGAKSEERVVASREVSVAEVTLQKTIQEYDQAISNAWHDLLTTDIRAYPEKDDVDDVPPTISGNYLCNNPGTYRLDLFASSAQAGFSYRLSGMATGTFPGNVVTPDRLGDCGLYIKFDPNEVYRDATWIIEIPNKRGTGYVALKNAHELLRTQKETAVRYAEQELAVARSAEQVVNAGAGSEELAQADAAIAEAKEQLAIYSARIADYTIRAPFSGLVSAVAMKVGEPAGVQHTVTIVNEGGFDLKAKVPEIDITKVKEGASVEVVFDAETNTAFVGVVTFVSPVSTDVSGVSYYDAYISLDQAPEWMREGLNADVMIVADRLTNALVLPARYIGTDAQGSWVLRQTEQGIEKVRIETGLVGTNDTVEVYNLSVGTTVLLPSQ